One region of Halomicrobium sp. LC1Hm genomic DNA includes:
- the panB gene encoding 3-methyl-2-oxobutanoate hydroxymethyltransferase, with amino-acid sequence MRAKDIRAKAGEEPVTMLTAYDAPTAAVVDEAGVDIALVGDSVGNLRLGYDSTLPVTVEEIASRTAAVARATEDVFVLADMPFLSYGADEAEAIHNCGRMVKEAGADGVKLESGPHTVDLTRRLTQLGIPVQAHLGLTPQRENETGLFRQGTDEESATEIVELARAHEEAGAFSLVLEHVPANLGAAVTDALDVPTIGIGAGPDCDGQVLTVDEVIGLSEDVAPFSKRFGNVREEMASAIEEYVDAVEGGTFPAEEHSYVEEELDDLY; translated from the coding sequence ATGCGGGCCAAGGACATTCGCGCGAAGGCAGGCGAAGAGCCGGTGACGATGCTGACGGCCTACGACGCACCGACCGCGGCGGTCGTCGACGAGGCCGGCGTCGACATCGCGCTGGTCGGCGACTCGGTCGGGAACCTCCGTCTGGGGTACGACTCGACGCTGCCGGTCACCGTCGAGGAGATCGCCAGCCGCACCGCTGCGGTGGCGCGGGCCACAGAGGACGTGTTCGTGCTCGCGGACATGCCCTTCCTCTCGTACGGTGCCGACGAGGCCGAGGCGATCCACAACTGCGGTCGCATGGTCAAGGAGGCGGGTGCGGACGGGGTCAAACTCGAATCCGGCCCCCACACCGTCGACCTCACCCGTCGGCTGACGCAACTGGGCATCCCGGTCCAGGCACACCTCGGACTGACTCCCCAGCGCGAGAACGAGACTGGACTGTTCCGCCAGGGCACCGACGAGGAGTCGGCCACGGAGATCGTCGAACTCGCACGGGCCCACGAGGAGGCCGGCGCGTTCTCGCTCGTCCTCGAACACGTCCCCGCCAACCTCGGTGCGGCGGTCACGGACGCGCTCGACGTTCCGACCATCGGCATCGGTGCCGGCCCCGACTGCGACGGCCAGGTCCTGACCGTCGACGAGGTGATCGGTCTCTCCGAGGACGTGGCCCCCTTCTCCAAGCGCTTTGGCAACGTCCGCGAGGAGATGGCGTCCGCGATCGAGGAGTACGTCGACGCCGTCGAAGGCGGCACCTTCCCGGCCGAAGAACACAGTTACGTCGAGGAGGAACTGGACGACCTGTACTGA
- a CDS encoding bifunctional 2-polyprenyl-6-hydroxyphenol methylase/3-demethylubiquinol 3-O-methyltransferase UbiG: MSDAFGRAIRDHHRGERSAPLLVRDGDDTEEHPIETFYFEPFDGEGHGEWLEAWLDGPLLDLGAGTGRHALYFQERFETVAIEPSDALVETMRERGVEDARRGDMFALPDRFERDRFQSALAIGTQVCLAGSMDGLRQFLADLAHVTTADATAVVHSYDPAVDGVEELVGYRADPTPGLAHRVMTFEYEGETSEILQFRLFGPERLREATVPTPWSVEDVIRPNRDGSYRAALAKTGQRS; the protein is encoded by the coding sequence ATGTCCGACGCGTTCGGCCGCGCGATCCGCGACCACCACCGGGGAGAGCGGTCGGCTCCCCTGCTCGTGAGAGACGGCGACGACACCGAAGAACACCCCATCGAGACGTTCTACTTCGAACCGTTCGACGGCGAGGGCCACGGCGAGTGGCTCGAAGCCTGGCTCGACGGCCCCCTGCTCGATCTCGGGGCGGGGACCGGCCGACACGCGCTGTACTTCCAGGAGCGGTTCGAGACCGTCGCCATCGAGCCCAGCGACGCGCTCGTCGAGACCATGCGAGAGCGAGGCGTCGAGGACGCCAGACGTGGCGACATGTTCGCGCTGCCCGACCGCTTCGAGCGCGACCGCTTCCAGTCGGCGCTGGCCATCGGGACGCAGGTGTGTCTCGCGGGGTCGATGGACGGACTCCGGCAGTTTCTCGCCGATCTGGCCCACGTCACGACGGCAGACGCGACCGCCGTCGTCCACAGTTACGATCCGGCCGTCGACGGCGTCGAAGAGCTCGTCGGCTACCGAGCGGACCCGACGCCGGGACTCGCCCACCGGGTGATGACCTTCGAGTACGAGGGCGAGACGAGCGAGATTCTGCAGTTTCGACTGTTCGGTCCGGAGCGACTGCGAGAAGCGACGGTCCCGACGCCCTGGAGCGTCGAAGACGTGATCCGACCCAACCGGGACGGGAGCTACCGTGCGGCCCTCGCGAAGACGGGCCAGAGATCGTGA
- a CDS encoding type II toxin-antitoxin system HicB family antitoxin: MASATRDESPEEGVEFIHEDDGKITARDLETGVASFGETKTEALRMLAEALELHEGGGEPVTDDDLEEWGIDDAASGDKKLPEFMR, translated from the coding sequence ATGGCGAGTGCAACGCGTGACGAGTCTCCCGAAGAAGGCGTGGAGTTCATCCACGAGGATGATGGGAAGATTACAGCTCGTGACCTCGAAACTGGTGTTGCCTCTTTTGGAGAGACGAAAACAGAAGCACTCCGAATGCTCGCTGAAGCGCTTGAATTGCACGAAGGTGGCGGAGAGCCGGTCACTGACGATGATCTCGAAGAGTGGGGGATCGACGACGCTGCGTCCGGCGACAAGAAGCTTCCAGAGTTCATGCGGTAG
- the bcp gene encoding thioredoxin-dependent thiol peroxidase, with protein MLEAGATAPTFELPDQDGETVALSEYEGQRVVLYFYPRADTPGCTKEACGFRDEWDAFADRNVAVLGISDDPVDDLAAFAAEYDLPFTLLSDEDGAVAAQYDSYGEKNMFGNTFDGVFRNTYVIDPDGVIERVYEGVSPEGHAEEILTDLD; from the coding sequence ATGCTCGAAGCCGGAGCCACCGCCCCGACGTTCGAACTGCCAGATCAGGACGGCGAGACCGTCGCGCTCTCGGAGTACGAGGGCCAGCGCGTCGTCCTCTACTTCTATCCCCGAGCCGACACGCCGGGCTGTACCAAAGAAGCCTGTGGCTTCCGCGACGAGTGGGACGCGTTCGCGGATCGAAACGTCGCCGTCCTGGGGATCAGCGACGACCCCGTCGACGACCTAGCGGCCTTCGCGGCGGAGTACGACCTCCCGTTCACGCTCCTGTCGGACGAGGACGGCGCTGTCGCCGCCCAGTACGATTCCTACGGAGAGAAGAACATGTTCGGAAACACCTTCGACGGCGTCTTCCGGAACACGTACGTGATCGACCCCGACGGCGTGATCGAACGCGTCTACGAGGGCGTCTCGCCCGAGGGACACGCAGAGGAAATTCTGACTGACCTCGACTGA
- a CDS encoding 5'-deoxyadenosine deaminase — MRLTGTVVADSDTVYEDGAVVTSGDEIVAVGDRKRLAQQYPDHDSRSFDIVAPGLVGSHVHSVQSLGRGIADDEALLDWLFDHVLPMEAAMDAAQMRTAATLGYMECLASGVTTVVDHLSVAHADQAFEAAGEIGIRGLLGKVLMDHDAGALQEDTDAALAESERLIERYHGAFDDRIRYAVTPRFAVSCTERCLRGARDLADAYDDVRIHTHASENRDEIQTVEDRTGMRNVEWLDEVGLTGPDVTLAHCVWTDETERAILAETDTTVVHCPSSNMKLASGIAPVEGYLQRGITVALGNDGPPCNNTLDPFTEMRQAALLAKVDGLDATGLPAATVFRMATEHGGQATGFDVGALAPGRPADVIGLATDTARSTPVHDPLSHLVFAAHGDDVRFTMVDGEVVYDDGSFARVDGDAVRADARRHADSIYAEISSKD; from the coding sequence ATGCGACTCACCGGGACCGTCGTCGCCGACAGCGACACCGTCTACGAGGACGGCGCGGTCGTCACGAGCGGCGACGAAATCGTCGCTGTCGGGGACCGCAAGCGCCTGGCCCAGCAGTACCCGGACCACGACAGTCGGTCGTTCGACATCGTCGCGCCGGGGCTGGTCGGCTCGCACGTCCACTCGGTACAGAGCCTTGGACGGGGGATCGCAGACGACGAAGCGCTGCTGGACTGGCTCTTCGACCACGTCCTCCCGATGGAGGCCGCCATGGACGCCGCACAGATGCGGACCGCGGCGACGCTTGGCTACATGGAGTGTCTGGCCAGCGGCGTCACGACCGTCGTCGACCACCTCTCGGTCGCCCACGCCGACCAGGCCTTCGAGGCGGCCGGCGAGATCGGGATCCGTGGCCTGCTCGGCAAGGTGTTGATGGACCACGACGCCGGGGCGCTCCAGGAGGACACCGACGCGGCACTGGCCGAGTCCGAGCGCCTCATCGAGCGGTATCACGGGGCCTTCGACGACCGGATTCGCTACGCCGTCACGCCGCGCTTTGCCGTCTCCTGTACCGAGCGCTGTCTCAGGGGTGCCCGCGACCTCGCCGACGCCTACGACGACGTGCGCATCCACACGCACGCCAGCGAGAACCGCGACGAGATCCAGACGGTCGAAGACCGGACTGGCATGCGCAACGTCGAGTGGCTCGACGAGGTCGGGCTGACTGGGCCAGACGTGACGCTGGCCCACTGTGTCTGGACGGACGAGACCGAGCGGGCGATCCTCGCCGAGACCGACACCACCGTCGTCCACTGTCCCAGCTCGAACATGAAACTCGCCAGCGGGATCGCACCCGTCGAGGGCTACTTGCAGCGGGGGATCACCGTCGCGCTGGGCAACGACGGCCCTCCCTGCAACAACACGCTCGATCCGTTCACCGAGATGCGCCAGGCGGCTCTGCTGGCGAAGGTCGACGGGCTCGACGCGACGGGGCTGCCGGCGGCGACCGTCTTCCGGATGGCGACCGAGCACGGGGGACAGGCGACTGGCTTCGACGTGGGCGCTCTCGCGCCGGGGCGGCCCGCCGACGTGATCGGCCTCGCGACGGACACCGCCCGCTCGACGCCGGTTCACGACCCGCTCTCGCACCTCGTCTTCGCCGCCCACGGCGACGACGTTCGGTTCACGATGGTCGACGGCGAGGTCGTCTACGACGACGGCTCGTTCGCACGCGTGGACGGCGACGCCGTCCGTGCGGACGCTCGACGGCACGCAGACTCGATCTACGCTGAGATCTCGTCCAAGGATTAA
- a CDS encoding DUF420 domain-containing protein: MERLVRERTGILTTLLTIVSLALVFGAVLRVGPATALPEAPDSVLAAIPHANAAISATAIGTIVVGVRAVKRGDVRRHKRLMATTFALFVAFLVLYLYRVSLLGPTGFPESAPAWIETYVYFPVLGVHILLAIVCIPLVYYALLLAYGHPIAELSDTPHPRVGKAAAGLWLISFALGIVVYVMLYWLF; this comes from the coding sequence ATGGAACGACTGGTCCGAGAGCGTACCGGGATTCTGACGACCCTCCTCACGATCGTCTCGCTCGCGCTCGTCTTCGGTGCCGTCTTGCGGGTGGGTCCCGCGACGGCGCTGCCCGAAGCGCCCGACTCCGTCCTGGCGGCGATTCCCCACGCCAACGCGGCGATCAGCGCGACCGCGATCGGGACGATCGTCGTCGGCGTCCGTGCGGTCAAGCGCGGCGACGTTCGCCGCCACAAGCGGCTGATGGCGACGACGTTCGCGCTGTTCGTCGCCTTCCTCGTCCTCTATCTGTACCGCGTCTCGCTGCTCGGCCCGACCGGCTTCCCCGAGAGCGCGCCGGCCTGGATCGAGACGTACGTCTACTTCCCCGTGCTGGGCGTCCACATCCTGCTCGCGATCGTCTGCATTCCGCTGGTGTACTACGCGCTCTTGCTGGCGTACGGCCACCCCATCGCCGAGCTATCGGACACGCCACACCCACGCGTCGGCAAGGCAGCGGCCGGCCTGTGGTTGATCTCTTTCGCCCTCGGAATCGTCGTCTACGTGATGCTGTACTGGCTGTTCTGA
- a CDS encoding type II toxin-antitoxin system HicA family toxin, with protein sequence MVRTNISGREIAAVLIDHGFVRTGRVGSHLKLRYESPDTDEVRVVTVPMSSADDIPTGTLQSIAEQCGANDFHAWCQWITQNL encoded by the coding sequence ATGGTTCGGACGAATATCTCCGGGCGTGAAATCGCCGCTGTTTTAATTGATCACGGGTTCGTCCGGACAGGACGCGTCGGTAGTCACCTGAAGCTTCGCTACGAGTCGCCAGACACGGACGAAGTGCGTGTCGTGACGGTTCCTATGAGCTCAGCGGACGACATCCCAACCGGGACGCTCCAGTCGATCGCCGAGCAGTGTGGAGCAAACGACTTTCACGCGTGGTGTCAGTGGATCACTCAGAATCTGTAA
- a CDS encoding acyl-CoA dehydrogenase family protein, which yields MELSSEQRAIRDTVREVADEEIRPVARECDREQTFPEDAWDTLAEIDVTGLTVPEAYGGLDVDRQTYAVVNEAVAHGSLAVATALSVHCLATSCVATFGDEQLREAWLPDMVAGRPVGAFALSEPEAGSNPRQMQTVARREGDEYVIDGEKAWITNGQRSGVVIVFAKTDPDDPDSVTQFLVPKDSDGLTVGSKEEKLGLRASDTTTLTLDGVRVPDRYRLTEEGRGLAAALSILTGGRVGIAAQAVGLSQAALDETVDYVTEREQFDGPIGDIQSVRHTIAEMETTVRAGRELTHAAARAMDRDEDARASASVAKYFATEGAVDVTQQAVQLHGGYGYTTEFDVERFYRDAKVTTIYEGTSQIQKNVIARSLLS from the coding sequence ATGGAGCTCTCGTCCGAACAGCGTGCGATCCGTGACACCGTTCGCGAAGTCGCCGACGAGGAGATCAGGCCGGTCGCACGCGAGTGTGATCGCGAGCAGACGTTCCCCGAGGACGCCTGGGACACGCTAGCCGAGATCGACGTGACTGGCCTGACAGTGCCCGAAGCCTACGGCGGCCTCGACGTGGACCGCCAGACGTACGCCGTCGTCAACGAGGCCGTCGCCCACGGCTCGCTGGCGGTGGCGACCGCGCTGTCGGTCCACTGTCTCGCGACCTCCTGTGTCGCGACGTTCGGTGACGAGCAGCTCCGAGAGGCGTGGCTCCCCGATATGGTCGCGGGCCGTCCGGTCGGGGCCTTCGCCCTCTCCGAGCCCGAGGCGGGATCGAACCCTCGCCAGATGCAGACCGTCGCGCGCCGCGAGGGCGACGAGTACGTGATCGACGGCGAGAAGGCCTGGATCACGAACGGACAGCGCTCCGGAGTCGTGATCGTCTTCGCGAAGACCGACCCGGACGATCCGGACTCGGTCACCCAGTTTCTCGTCCCGAAAGACAGCGACGGACTGACCGTCGGTTCGAAAGAGGAGAAGCTGGGGCTGCGAGCCAGCGACACGACGACGCTGACCCTCGATGGCGTCCGCGTCCCGGACCGGTATCGACTCACCGAGGAGGGCCGCGGGCTCGCTGCGGCCCTGTCGATCCTGACCGGCGGACGGGTCGGGATCGCCGCGCAGGCGGTCGGCCTCTCGCAGGCGGCCCTCGACGAGACCGTCGACTACGTCACGGAACGCGAGCAGTTCGACGGCCCGATCGGCGACATCCAGAGCGTCCGGCACACGATCGCGGAGATGGAGACGACCGTCCGGGCTGGCCGCGAGTTGACGCACGCGGCGGCGCGAGCCATGGACCGCGACGAGGACGCCCGTGCGAGCGCCAGCGTCGCGAAGTACTTCGCCACCGAGGGGGCCGTCGACGTGACCCAGCAGGCCGTCCAGCTCCACGGCGGCTACGGCTACACGACAGAGTTCGACGTCGAACGGTTCTACCGGGACGCCAAGGTGACGACGATCTACGAGGGGACGAGTCAGATCCAGAAGAACGTCATCGCTCGCTCGCTCCTCTCCTGA
- a CDS encoding DUF5822 domain-containing protein, whose product MPHVEETDPEGVDFGWVMQMTFVTTILVGAPIVATLSLFVQLTGWAEWAEFAIRVGAVVWFCTAAGVYAYARYRE is encoded by the coding sequence ATGCCACACGTCGAGGAGACGGACCCGGAGGGCGTCGACTTCGGCTGGGTCATGCAGATGACCTTCGTGACGACCATCCTGGTCGGCGCGCCGATCGTCGCCACCCTCTCGCTGTTCGTCCAGTTGACGGGCTGGGCGGAGTGGGCCGAGTTCGCGATCCGGGTCGGTGCCGTCGTCTGGTTCTGTACCGCCGCCGGTGTGTACGCCTACGCACGCTACAGGGAGTGA
- a CDS encoding multiprotein-bridging factor 1 family protein translates to MAKYSTGSGSGSAGESCELCGASDADLETANVAGATLQVCADCSQHGETSKTESSDGSRGDRDTDRKRRAAQNAAKMADAQQSDASHWEDGTNYEDDQLPYLVSEYGSVVTEARQDAGLQTQELAEELDVDESDVLAVEQGRATQAGVGGSVVAKLEDFLDVELAE, encoded by the coding sequence ATGGCAAAATACTCGACCGGCAGTGGCAGTGGCAGCGCCGGCGAGAGCTGTGAACTCTGTGGCGCGTCCGACGCCGACCTCGAAACGGCGAACGTGGCGGGGGCGACGCTGCAGGTGTGTGCGGACTGCTCTCAGCACGGCGAGACCTCGAAAACCGAATCGTCCGACGGTTCTCGTGGTGACCGAGACACCGATCGAAAGCGCCGTGCGGCCCAGAACGCGGCCAAGATGGCCGACGCACAGCAGTCCGACGCCTCCCACTGGGAGGACGGCACGAACTACGAGGACGACCAGCTCCCGTATCTCGTCTCCGAGTACGGCTCCGTGGTCACCGAGGCGCGCCAGGACGCGGGCCTCCAGACCCAGGAGCTGGCCGAGGAGCTGGATGTCGACGAATCCGACGTTCTCGCCGTCGAACAGGGCCGCGCGACGCAGGCCGGCGTCGGCGGGTCGGTCGTCGCCAAACTCGAAGACTTTCTCGACGTCGAGCTGGCCGAGTGA
- a CDS encoding HAD family hydrolase: MRTDYDAVVYDLDGTLVRLAVDWDAVASDVDDVLQARGVDTAGHSLWDMLELSEQRGHRDAVESAIADHERPGARDSERLPLLDELPLDVPVGVCSLNCEAACRIALETHGVEGHVDAVVGRDSLSAYKPDPAPLRALLAEFDVSPSAALFVGDSESDATAARRASMDFQWVRERHSL, from the coding sequence ATGCGTACCGATTACGACGCCGTCGTCTACGACCTCGATGGCACGCTCGTGCGCCTGGCGGTCGACTGGGACGCGGTCGCGAGCGACGTCGACGACGTGTTGCAAGCACGCGGCGTCGACACGGCGGGCCACTCGCTGTGGGACATGCTCGAACTCTCAGAGCAACGGGGCCACCGCGACGCGGTCGAGTCGGCTATCGCCGATCACGAACGACCGGGAGCGCGCGACTCGGAACGACTCCCCCTGCTGGACGAACTGCCCCTGGACGTTCCCGTCGGCGTGTGCTCGCTCAACTGCGAGGCCGCCTGCCGGATCGCCCTGGAGACCCACGGCGTCGAGGGCCACGTCGATGCGGTCGTCGGCCGCGACTCTCTGTCGGCGTACAAACCCGATCCGGCTCCGCTCCGGGCGCTGCTTGCGGAGTTCGACGTGTCGCCGTCGGCGGCCCTGTTCGTCGGCGATTCGGAGAGCGACGCGACCGCCGCGCGACGCGCGTCGATGGACTTCCAGTGGGTCCGCGAGCGTCACTCCCTGTAG
- a CDS encoding CDC48 family AAA ATPase, translating to MKLTVKPLKQKDAGRGLAAVDRAAMDEMDLENGDYIVIDGEGGRAVARVWPGYPEDSGKNVVRIDGQLRQEAGVGIDDQIEVEKADVQVAKQVTVALPQNLRVRGNVGPMIRNNLSGQAVTQGQTVPVSFGLGPLSSMSGQKIPLRIAETDPSGTVVVTDQTDIEVSEKPAEQIAGDAPTESGGEATPDVAYEDIGGLDSELEQVREMIELPMRHPELFQQLGIEPPKGVLLHGPPGTGKTLMAKAVANEIDAHFTTISGPEIMSKYYGESEEQLREVFEEAEENAPAIVFIDEIDSIAPKRGETQGDVERRVVAQLLSLMDGLDERGDVIVIGATNRVDAIDPALRRGGRFDREIEIGVPDKEGRKEILQVHTRGMPLSEDIDLESYAENTHGFVGADLAQLTKEGAMNALRRIRPDIDLEADEIDAEVLESLEVSKQDFKEALKGIEPSALREVFVEVPDTSWESVGGLEDTKERLRETIQWPLEYPGVFEQMDLQAAKGVLLYGPPGTGKTLLAKAVANEAQSNFISIKGPELLNKFVGESEKGVREVFSKARENAPTVVFFDEIDSIAAERGSGGGDSQVGERVVSQLLTELDGLEAMEDVVVIATTNRPDLIDSALIRPGRLDRHVHVPVPDEDARRAIFQVHTRGKPLADGVDLDQLARKTEGYVGADIEAVAREASMAATREFINSVDPDDIDDSVSNVRITMDHFQQALDEVGPSVDEDVRERYDEIEERFDHAEAELDDGETVSRTFQ from the coding sequence ATGAAACTTACCGTCAAACCACTCAAGCAGAAAGACGCCGGACGCGGTCTCGCGGCCGTCGACCGGGCAGCGATGGACGAGATGGACCTGGAGAACGGCGACTACATCGTCATCGACGGCGAGGGCGGTCGCGCGGTCGCCCGCGTCTGGCCCGGCTACCCCGAAGACAGCGGCAAGAACGTCGTCCGGATCGACGGCCAGCTCCGACAGGAAGCCGGCGTCGGCATCGACGACCAGATCGAGGTCGAGAAGGCCGACGTACAGGTCGCAAAGCAGGTCACCGTCGCCCTGCCCCAGAACCTCCGGGTGCGGGGCAACGTCGGTCCGATGATCCGCAACAACCTCAGCGGCCAGGCGGTCACGCAGGGCCAGACGGTGCCCGTGAGCTTCGGGCTCGGTCCGCTTTCGAGCATGAGCGGCCAGAAGATCCCGCTGCGGATCGCCGAGACCGACCCCTCGGGGACGGTCGTGGTGACCGACCAGACCGACATCGAGGTCAGCGAGAAGCCCGCCGAACAGATCGCGGGCGACGCCCCGACCGAGAGCGGCGGCGAAGCCACGCCGGACGTGGCCTACGAGGACATCGGCGGCCTCGACAGCGAACTCGAACAGGTCCGCGAGATGATCGAGCTGCCGATGCGCCACCCCGAACTGTTCCAGCAGCTCGGCATCGAGCCGCCGAAAGGCGTCCTCCTGCACGGCCCGCCGGGCACCGGGAAGACGCTGATGGCCAAGGCCGTCGCCAACGAGATCGACGCCCACTTCACGACCATCAGCGGCCCGGAGATCATGTCGAAGTACTACGGCGAGAGCGAAGAGCAGCTCCGCGAGGTCTTCGAGGAGGCCGAGGAGAACGCCCCCGCCATCGTCTTCATCGACGAGATCGACTCGATCGCGCCAAAGCGCGGCGAGACCCAGGGCGACGTGGAACGCCGCGTCGTCGCACAGCTCCTCTCGCTGATGGACGGGCTCGACGAGCGCGGTGACGTGATCGTCATCGGCGCGACCAACCGCGTCGACGCCATCGATCCCGCACTGCGCCGCGGCGGCCGCTTCGACCGCGAGATCGAGATCGGCGTCCCGGACAAGGAGGGCCGCAAGGAGATCCTTCAGGTCCACACCCGCGGCATGCCACTCTCGGAGGACATCGACCTCGAGTCCTACGCCGAGAACACGCACGGCTTCGTCGGTGCGGACCTCGCACAGCTGACCAAGGAGGGCGCGATGAACGCGCTGCGGCGCATCCGCCCCGACATCGACCTCGAAGCCGACGAGATCGACGCCGAGGTGCTCGAATCGCTGGAGGTCTCGAAGCAGGACTTCAAAGAGGCGCTGAAGGGGATCGAACCCAGCGCGCTGCGCGAGGTCTTCGTCGAAGTCCCAGACACCTCCTGGGAGTCCGTCGGCGGCCTCGAAGACACCAAAGAGCGCCTGCGCGAGACGATCCAGTGGCCACTGGAGTACCCCGGGGTCTTCGAGCAGATGGACCTGCAGGCAGCCAAGGGCGTCTTGCTCTACGGCCCGCCGGGCACCGGGAAGACGCTGCTGGCCAAGGCCGTCGCCAACGAGGCCCAATCGAACTTCATCTCGATCAAGGGCCCCGAACTGCTGAACAAGTTCGTCGGCGAGTCCGAGAAGGGCGTGCGCGAAGTGTTCAGCAAGGCCCGAGAGAACGCCCCGACCGTCGTCTTCTTCGACGAGATCGACTCGATCGCGGCCGAGCGTGGCTCGGGCGGCGGCGACTCGCAGGTCGGCGAACGAGTCGTCTCCCAGCTGCTGACCGAACTCGACGGGCTCGAAGCGATGGAGGACGTGGTCGTGATCGCCACGACCAACCGGCCCGACCTCATCGACTCGGCGCTGATTCGCCCCGGTCGACTGGACCGCCACGTCCACGTCCCGGTCCCCGACGAGGACGCTCGCCGGGCGATCTTCCAGGTCCACACCCGTGGCAAGCCACTGGCCGACGGCGTCGACCTCGACCAGCTCGCCCGGAAGACCGAGGGGTACGTCGGTGCCGACATCGAAGCGGTCGCCCGCGAGGCCTCGATGGCCGCGACCCGGGAGTTCATCAACAGCGTCGATCCCGACGACATCGACGACTCCGTCAGCAACGTCCGCATCACGATGGACCACTTCCAGCAGGCGCTTGACGAAGTTGGACCGAGCGTCGACGAAGACGTGCGAGAGCGCTACGACGAGATCGAAGAACGGTTCGACCACGCCGAGGCGGAGCTGGACGACGGCGAGACGGTCTCGCGAACGTTCCAGTAG
- a CDS encoding alpha/beta fold hydrolase — METVEHHGRTTAYRSVPGEGESTTVLYVHGSAGTHALWSQQYAPSGPASSAAALDLSGHGASEDIDTAPGEATLTSYVDDVVAVAEATDATVLVGNSLGGAVALATVLRRAVPLDGLVLAGSGAKLPVVQTLRDDLAADFEAAVSFLHGEDMLFHDPPERAREHSIETMRAVGQGVTRRDFETCHRFDVRDRLGEVDVPTLALCGEHDRLTPPSYHETLAEEIPAGEFETIPGAAHLAMVERPEAFDDAVASFLHSIEQSRTT; from the coding sequence ATGGAGACGGTCGAACACCACGGGCGGACGACGGCGTACCGGTCCGTCCCCGGCGAAGGCGAGAGCACCACAGTCCTGTACGTCCACGGCAGCGCCGGCACGCACGCGCTCTGGAGCCAGCAGTACGCGCCGAGTGGGCCGGCGTCGTCGGCCGCTGCGCTCGATCTGAGCGGCCACGGCGCGAGCGAGGACATCGACACCGCGCCGGGTGAAGCGACGCTGACGAGCTACGTCGACGACGTGGTGGCCGTCGCCGAAGCGACGGACGCGACGGTCCTCGTCGGCAACTCGCTCGGCGGTGCGGTCGCACTGGCGACGGTCCTGCGACGCGCCGTCCCGCTCGACGGGCTCGTTCTCGCCGGCAGCGGCGCGAAGCTCCCGGTGGTCCAGACGCTCCGGGACGATCTGGCGGCCGACTTCGAGGCGGCCGTCTCGTTCCTGCACGGCGAGGATATGCTCTTCCACGACCCGCCCGAGCGTGCGCGCGAGCACTCGATCGAGACGATGCGCGCCGTCGGACAGGGAGTGACGCGCCGGGACTTCGAGACCTGCCACCGATTCGACGTTCGGGACCGACTCGGAGAGGTCGACGTGCCGACGCTGGCACTCTGTGGCGAGCACGACCGCCTCACACCGCCGTCGTACCACGAGACCCTCGCCGAGGAGATCCCGGCGGGGGAGTTCGAGACCATTCCCGGCGCTGCACACCTCGCGATGGTCGAGCGGCCGGAAGCGTTCGACGACGCCGTCGCCTCGTTTCTCCACAGTATCGAGCAGTCACGGACGACGTGA